The following proteins are encoded in a genomic region of Oncorhynchus masou masou isolate Uvic2021 unplaced genomic scaffold, UVic_Omas_1.1 unplaced_scaffold_4842, whole genome shotgun sequence:
- the LOC135535344 gene encoding uncharacterized protein LOC135535344 — translation TTSTPPQPAPSSPTSVAPSYSPSVAPSYSPSVAPSSSHLSSPFLLPPHCPYYSPSVAPTTPPSVAPSYSPSVAPFYSPSVAPSYSTSVALSYSPSVAPTTPPSVAPSYSPSVAPSYSTSVAPSYSHSVAPSYSPSVAPSYSHSVAPSYSHLIGPVLLPLSSPLLLPLSSPVLLPPHWPRPPPTSVAPS, via the exons tAACCACCTCTACTCCCCCTCAGCCAGCCCCGTCCTCTCccacctcagtagccccgtcctactccccctcagtagccccgtcctactccccctcagtagccccgtcctcctcCCACCTCAGTAGCCCCTTCCTACTCccacctca TTGCCCCTACTACTCCCCCTCAGTTGCCCCTACTactcccccctcagtagccccgtcctactccccctcagtagccccgttctactccccctcagtagccccgtcctattCCACCTCAGTAGccctctcctactccccctcagttgCCCCTACTACTCCCCCCTcggtagccccgtcctactccccctcagtagccccgtcctactccacctcagtagccccgtcctactcccactcagtagccccgtcctactccccctcagtagccccgtcctactcccactcagtagccccgtcctactcccaccTCATtggccccgtcctactccccctcagtagccccctcctactccccctcagtagccccgtcctactcccaccTCATTGGCCCCGTCCTCCGCccacctcagtagccccctcctaa